The genomic DNA GAACTCCTCGCTTTCGCCGAAGACGCGGGGCGGTACATTGAAGCCCGCTTCCATTTGTCCGAGCTCTTCGGCAGTGGGGAGGCCTTTGACCTGCACGCAGTAGATTTTCAAGTGGGATTGCTTGTGGATTCTATCGCCTGCGGCTCCAGAATGACAGCAGGTTTGACTCAGCAGTGTGTCGGCCCACTTGGTGTCGTTCGTAAAAAGCAGCAGGCCTTCGCTCGCGGCGTCGAGGCGGCCCACCGGCGATATATGCGGTACGGGCCTGCCGGGGAACATCTTGGAGTATTGCTCGCGGAACAAGTCCATCACGGTCTTGCGGCCCTTCTCGTCGCTTGCGGTAGTGACGATTCCGCGGGGCTTGTTCATTGCGAAATACACGAACTCGCTTGCGGTGACGGGCGCGCCGTCCACAAGGATTTCATCACTTTCGAAGGTGGGCGTTTCGGGATCGCGCACGATTTTACCACGCAAAGAAACCCGGCCCTCGCGGACCAGGTTTTCTGCGACGCTACGGCTACAGAACCCGCGCTTCGAAATAACGCGTGCAACCCCGTGAGGTTTGATCCTGTTATTTTGATGGTTTGCACTCATCTAAATTGTCATGCCCGCCTCCGGGCGGGCACCTCCCTTTGTTGGTTTGAAATGGAGATTCCCGCCTTCGCGGGAATGACATAACCAGTGATTTACTTCCCGAGGTATGCCTTGATGTTTTTGAGGCATTTTTCGTTCTGCGCTTCGGTGCCCACGGTAATGCGGAGCACGTCACCCATCGCAGGCTGCGGACGGATGATGGTGCCCTTCATCTGCAGGTACTTGAATGCGTCCATCGGGTCCTTGAAACCGCCGACGGCGATGAAGTTCGCGTGGCTATCCACATAGGGAAGGCCCAGTTCCTTGAAACCGGCCTTGAGCTGGTCGAGGCCCTTCTTGTTGAGCTCGCGGACCTTGTTCACGTATTCCTGGTCGTCGATGGCGCCGATGGCGGCAGCCTGGGCGATGCTGTTCACGTTGAACGGTTCACGCACGCGGTTGATGAGGTTCACGATTTCGGGGCGGGTGATGCAGTAGCCCACGCGCAGTCCCGCGAGACCGTAGATCTTGCTGAACGTACGGCAGCAGATGATGTTCCTGCCTTCGGCGATACGGCTGTTGAAATCCGGGACGAGCTCCGGCGTGTCTTCGATGAATTCGGTGTAGGCTTCGTCCATCACGAGCACGCAGGTTTCGGGCAGGCTGTCGGCGAAGTCGATGATTTCCTTGGCGGTGAGGTCGGAGCCCGTCGGGTTGTTCGGGTTCGCGAGGAACACGATGCGGGTCTTCTCGTTCACGGCGGCGCGCATGGCCTTGAGGTCGTAGTTGTAGGCCGGGGCCGGCATGTCGACTTCGATAATCTTCGCGTTCATGGCCATGGTGGCGAGCTTGTAGACGGCGAAGCTGTGCTTGCCCATGACGGCTTCGGTGCCGGGCCCGAGGAACACCTGGGCGATCATGTCCAGGAGCTCGTTGCTGCCGTTACCCACTGCAATCTGTTCGCGCTTCACGCCGCGGAACTCTGCAATCTTTCCGATGAGGTCGTAGCTGCCGCCGTCCGGGTAGAGGTTCACTTCTTCGAGTGCCTTGCGGGCCTCTTCCATGCCCTTCGGGCTCGGGCCCACGGGGTTCTCGTTACTCGCGAGCTTGTCCACGTTTTTCGGGTCGAGGCCGAATTCGCGGGCGGTGTAGGCGATGGGTTTGCCGGTCACGTAGACGGGCTGCTTCAAGATGTGCTGTTGTGCGAGTTCGTTAATATCCATTTTTAGTTCTTAGTTATTAGTTGTTAGTTATTAGAAATGCTGGTCACGGGATGTGTCATCCTGAGCGGAGAGCCGAAGGATTTTGTCCCGGTGTTATGTTCTGCATAGAAAAATAGCAAATGCGATTTGAAAAAGTTATATTGATGGTATGAACAAGTCGTTTTTCAAGTTTTTTCTTGCCGGTTTTGTCGCGATTTTCTTCACGGCGTGCACGACTTCGCTTTCTGCAGAAGATGAAGAAGAATCTTCGTCCAGTGTAGAAAAAGTTTCTTCCAGTAGCGTAGCGGAATCATCTAGCGCAACAGAAAAAAGCATCTACGAAGCGGTGGAGGAATCTGGTCTGTACACGACCAGGGATTCCGTGGCCGCATACCTGTGCAAGTTTGACAAGTTGCCCGAGAACTATGTCGGCAAGAGTGAAGGCAAAAAGCTTTACGAGTCCAAGACGGGCAACACCTTTGATAAGTGGAATTTTAACCCGTGGACCACAATCGGCGTGATGATTGGCGGCGACAACTTTGACAATTTAGCCTCGAATCCGGAGAACTTTCACGAAACGTTGCCCGAAGGTTCTTACCACGAAGCCGACGTAGACTATTCCGGTGCAAATCGCGGAACCAAGCGGCTCGTGTACCAGCCGGACTGTGTAATCTACTACACGTCAGACCACTACGATACTTTCTATAAATTGGAAATTAAGTAGGGGACGACGCGAGGGAAGTTAAAAACTCCGACAATTCGCGGTTTATGCGGTCGTTCAGGGCGTCCGCTTCTTGCACGGTGTGGTACTCGTCGCCTGCAAAGTCACGGGCGCGTTCCCCGCAGATGTCTACGCCGATGATTTTGTGGCTTGTGGCGAGACCTCCGATGACTTCTTTGAGTGTCGCTATATCTAGCGAACCCTGGTCCCAGTTTGTGGCCGCGTATGTGGGGGAGAGGGCGTCTTTGTCGATGGAGATGTAGATTCGGCCTTCTGTCATCCCCGACTCGGTCGGGGATCTTAAAGATTCTCGCATTCGCGAGAATGACGAGGGTGTGCCGGTTTCACGTACTTCGCTTTCTTTGATGCAAGTTACTTTGTCTAAAATATCGGCATCACCTGCCTGCGAAAGTTCTGCGCGGATTTCGTCTACGAGGTGGTCGGCAACCCCGATAATGACAACGTTGTTTATAAACTGGTTTTCGTCTAGAACCTTCTTGACCCAGCCACCGCAACTGAGAATGTTCCCGAATCTCGGGGCCTGCATGTCGGGATGGTGGTCAAAAACGACAAGCGAAAACGGTTCCTGGACCATGTCGGTCCAGATTTTACTCATGTAGTGGTAATTGCCGTTGTCAAAGAAGTGAATGCCGCTCGCATCCGTGATGCCAGCAGAGGCGATTTGCTTGCGGATGGCGGTCACGGCCTCGTCGTCACAGTAGCAGTCCGTGCCCGGAATGTCGGAACAGTCTATCCAGCGGATTTTTGCGTCCGGCCCTGCGGAACTTTGAACCGCGTCTTTTCGCAGCCCCTGCATAAAGGGCTGCTCGGCGTAGACTCCGGTAAAGTCCTGGATGATGCGATTAGTTCGCGGCATGTCCCTAATATACAAAACAAGGGGATTTTTTTGGTGGCATGTTTCTTACTTGAACCGCTTGCAGAACGTGCATTTTTGGCAGAATGGGTGGCGCAGTTCGTGCTTTTCGAACCCTTCGCGCAGTTTGCGGGCGAGGGGCGAGCCGAGAATTTCGGCGAGGCCCTGGTCGACGATGTTCCCGAGGGTGATTTGCCCGCTGTAGTCGAGACAGCAGGCGACGACGCGCCCGTCGTGGAGTATGGCTACGTGCGTATCGAGGGCATGGCATGTGCCTGCGACCGGTTTGTTCGTAGATCCTTCGACGTCGCACCTGTCGGTGCTCTGCTCAGGATGACACTCGCTTCTTTCGCTTTTGATATGACGTGCGGGCCACTCGAATCGTGAATCTTCGTGCAGGTAGAGCCTGCCCGCGATGGGGAAACTCTTGTGCCTGCTGCAGAAATTCCCCGGAGCGACCTGCGTGTTGAATGTCTCGTTTATGCGAGAAATCGCGGACTCGTTCCAGTCTCCGGCGGTTGCGGCGCCGATGTTCCAGAGCCGCAGATTGATGTACATGTCGGGCCTTGCGATAAGCGCGATTCTGCAGAAATCGAGAACGTCCACGAGATGCTCGCGGGCGTCATCTGGCGGGAGTTCCGCATATGCGTGCGTCGAGAAGTTTACCTGGCGCACGGCGGGGCAGTTCAATATGTGGTGGGCGACTCGTCTGATGGTCGTGCCGTTCGTGGTGAGCGTCGCGGTGAGGCCCGCGGCTTTTATATCCTTGAGGAAGAGAGTAAAACCGGGATGTAGCGTCGGTTCGCCCAGAACGTGCAAATATACGTTCTCGATGCCCGCTTCTACCGCTCCCGCGATACACTTCTTGAAGAGTGCGCTCGGCATGAACGTGTGCGATACGCCCGAACCGGCCTCGTGCCTGCAATCACTGCTGGGGCAAAAGCTGCAACGCAAGTTGCAGGCGTCCGTTATCTCGATATAAACGCTTTTCACGAGAGGGCCCTCATCTCAATAATTGCTTCTTGGTATTCGCTCAGTTTGCCGGCCTTCTGAATTTTCTTGAAGACTTTTTTGGGGAGGCTGGGCTCCAGATAATCCCAAAAACTCTTGATGTGCGAAAGAATTTGGCTGTCGCCTTGGTATGTTTTGCAAGCGTACTCGAAAATGATTTCGTGCATTTGGAGAAGCTTGTCTGTAAATTCTTTTCCTGTTATGTTCGCTTTCCCTGCTTTGTATTCCGCTGCGAGGCTTGGCTGCGCAAGTAATCCGCGACCGATCATTATGCCTGCGAGCTTAGGATAGTGTTGTTCCATTTCGCAGATTTGCGAAACGCTCGATATGTCTCCGTTGTAGACGAGTGGATGGCGGCATTCGCTGTAAAATTTCTCAAATGACTTGATATCAATTGCGCCCTTGTATTGCTGTTTGCCGAGCCGCGGGTGGAGTGTGATTTGCGTGAGCGGAGTATCGTTTAAAATCGGGAGGAGCGCGAATGCCTCATCTGGGGAATTTTGCCCGAGTCGCATCTTGACGGAAAATCTAGCGGTCTCTGTTGCAGACTGCCGCGCGATTTCGCCCATAATTGCTTGGATGGCTTGCGTGTCGCCTAGCAAACCAGAACCGCGATGGCGGTTGACCTGCATGGGGAAAGGGCAACCCATGTTGAAGTCGATTTCGGTGAAGCCTTTTTGCAAAAGGACTTCGGTGAGAACCTTGAATTCATCTACGCTGTTCGCAATAATTTGCGGCACGGTAATTGCGCATGCCGGCTTTTCTGGGTTGGAATGCTGCGGGTTGGAAACTTCCAAATCCCGCAAGTCCTTTTCGCGCGGCTTCCCGTTTTCTATGCGCAGGAAGGGCGCGTAATATACATCAACTCCGCCAAAGATTTCTGCATGGGCTTTACGGTAGATGCCCGTTGTGTAACCTTGTAACGGTGCGAATAAGACTCTCATTATGGCACAATTCTTGCGAACGTTTTGAAAAGGTGGCGAGGCCTTTATTTCCCGAGCGCTTTTTTCAGGGCGCGGATGGCGTTTCCGCGGTGGCTGATGGCCTTCTTCTCTTCTAGTTCCATCTGCGCGAAGGTGCGGGTTTCGCCGTCGGGAACGAATAGCGGGTCGTAACCGAAGCCCATGTCGCCTACGGGAGCGAAGTTGATTTGCCCGCGGCATTCACCCTCGAAAATCTGCGGTTCGCTCACGACGAAGTCGCCGACCCGAGTCCCGGCGCCGTTTATTGTTGCGCCGTTTAAGATTGGGGCGTCAACCCGCTTTACGGTCTGGTACGAGAGTGCGCAGAAGTAGCGTGCCCTGCGGTCTTCGATGCCTTCGAGCTTTTTCATCAGTTTGTCGTTGTTCGCGCCGTCGTTCCCGTGGTCACCGCAGTAGCGGGCGCTGTAGATTCCCGGTTCCCCGTTCAATGCAAAAACTTCGAGCCCGGAATCGTCCGCAAGTACCGTGGCTTCAATCCCGCGCTTTGCAAGCCAGCGAGCCGTGGTGTTCGACTTGATGATGGCATTCTCGGCAAACGAGTTCCCGTCTTCCACGATTTCTTCGTCGAATCCGATGTCCTTCAGTGTCTTGAATTCGTAGTGGTCGGTGCCGAGGATGTGCGCAAAGTCCCTAATCTTGCCGGCGCTCGCCGTCGCAATAACAAATAAGTGCTTCATTCCCGAATATCTCTCGTCTTTCGTCTATAGGCCTGCAAGGCCGTTCTTTCGTCTGTTAGTAGTGTTCCGGCTTCATGACGATGAGGATGGCGTCAACGACGACGCCCACCCCGCAGAGGCCTGCGGTGCAGAGCCAGAGAATGCCGGTCCAGATTTTGCCTTCGTAAAAGCGGTGCAGGCCCAGGTAACCGAGTAGAATGCAGAGGGCGAGGGCTATCCATTTGTTGTGTTCACCTTGTGCGGGCATAGTTGTTCCTTTTTCTTGAAAGATAGAAAAAAGCGTTGCCCCGTCCCTTGGCTCGCCGGGGAAATACCCGTTTTTTTTATATTGTCGTGTATGGAGAAACGTTTGCAGGCAGTGTTTTTGATGGCGGTCTTTTTCTGCCTTGTCTGCTGTTCTAATAGCGAAACGTTTTTCCTGCCTGTCGAGGAGGAAACTTCCGATAGGGGCGGGATGGTGCTGGTGCGGAGTTTCGGTAGAAACGTTACGCTAGGAACGGAAAACGAAAAGGCCCCGCCCGATGTGCACCCCGCCATGAAGGTCACCTTTGACTATGATTTTTCAATTTCGTCTCATGAGGTGACCCGGTCGGAGTACTATTCAGAAGTTGTTTCTGGAAGGGCTCCGGATGGCTGGATGAAGGACATGACTCCTGATTCGGGAAATTACCCGATATCGCAGGTTACGTTTTTCGATGCCGTGCTATATGCAAATGCGAAAAGCAAGGGCGACCGCCTTGATGCGGTGTACACCTACGACGAAGTTGTATTGGATGGTGATGGAAATTGTTCCGGTCTTGGGAATATTGCGTTTCATCCCGAGGTGAACGGTTACCGATTGCCGACCGAGGCGGAATGGACTATCGTAGCGCGGTCCCACTGGAATCCGGAGAAGTGCTGGAATTTGGAAAGGTCTGGAAACTCCCTGCACGAGGTATGTACGGAAAGGAATGCAGGCGAAGGTTCGGCTATTTGCGATATGGCGGGTAACGTGATGGAATGGGTAAATGATTGGAAGGGCGCATTTACCGATGGCGAGGTGTCGAATTTTGTAGGTGCAAATGATGGCGGAACGATGGGGGAACGGGTTCTCAAGGGAGGCAGTTTCCACAACGCGGCATCATCGATGAGGATTTATAGCCGTGGCGATGTCTATACGGTAACGTCTTCGACAAAAGCCACCCATGTCGGATTCCGCTTGGCGTATGGCGCTATTCCCGCACCGACGTGGCTTTCGGGTGGTACCCCGGTGGCAAAATCGACCTATTCGTTGCAGGCGAAGGCACAAACGGTTCAGGAGAAGATGGGCACGCGTCATGTCAAGCTCGTGTTTCGGGATATCACCAGCAAGAAGTTGGCCTACGTGGATTATGGAGCGATTCCGCTTGCGGTCGTGGAAATCAAGGATACGCTGGAAGCGTACCATCCGGAGCTGTCGCCTGATGGTAAATGGGTTGCCTTTTGTACGGGAATAGAGGGTGTTTCTGGGCAATCGTCCGTCTATGTACGTAGACTGGACGCTGCGGGATCGGATCTTGCCCGGCTTGATGTCGAGTCGGCGGCAATCCCCCGTTGGAAGGTCCTTGATAATGGTGATACGGTTATTGTCTACGTGACCAGTGCGGCTAACAATAGGGATACCGCGGTATTTAAGGCGGCGAGTACATGGCAGGTGAAATTTTCGAGAGGTAGGTTCGGTATACCCGAAAAGCTCTTTGACGGCACCTATCACGGCGGCATAAGCGAAGACAATTCGCTTGCGGTGACTGGAGCCCGGCTTTTCCGTGTTCGAAAGGCGGGTGGATCGCCATCGGATAGCGTGCAGGAAGAAACGTGGTATAATGGGGAGCAGGTCTGCAATGTGAGCCTTTCGAAAGACGGAACGGACCGATCGCTGTTTCTGGATTTCGGTGGCAAGACGGGCCGAGATTTTACGTCGGCCAACTATGGCGTACACGGAATGCTCCTTGTGTCGGATAAGGCGGGGAATCTTGTTCAGGGGATCCCTGCACCACGGGGCTACACCTTTGACCATACGGAATGGGCTGCGGATAACTCTGGTTTCGTGGTGACGAGCCTGATGAATTCGGAGGGGAGTCATTCGAAGATTTCTCTGCTGGATACGTCCGATTCCTCCTTTGTGAACCTGCTTGGCGGTGATGATCTCTGGCACCCCAGCCTGTGGGCAAGGCCAGAGCCGAAGGCCGTTGCCGAGTCGGAACTGGATTTGGATAGTGCCTGCGTCTACCTTACGTCTTATGCGGGGTCTAGGGCGCGGATAATGAAGGTTAAAATGGATCTCTTCTGGAAATACCGTGAAATGGCAGAAGCGGTCGCTATCGGATCGTCTCGCTCGTTTAGCGGTTTTGATCCGAGGAGTTTTTCGTCGTTGTTTGCCATAAACCTTTCTTATTCATCGCAGAACCTGACTTCGACGGAATACTTTGTCCGCAATTACATTGTTCCCTTGATGCCTAAACTAAAAATGATTGTGCTTTCGCTGGATTTTGACCGCTGGGATACCGATGGCAGGGATTTCCAGAAGTATTTTTCGGCCATTCCCGGATACCAGTATGATAAGAACCATGGTTTCTGGGCTGATGGAGTTCCTCCTGAGATGGCTCAAATTGCGGAAAACAGCCCGGCGCTGGATTCCTCGGAAGCGTTCCTGTACAGCTTTCATCGGGGGCTTTACTTTTCGACAACAACGGGGTGGGGCGAGGACACCCCTTCCATGGAGGGGTCTATAGATTGGTACAAAAAGTCAAAGAAGAAATTTGAATACAACCTGGGGTTACTGAAGACGGTTCTTGACATAGCGAAGGAGAAGGGGGTGGTTGTCGTTGGCGTGGTTTTCCCGCAGTCGCCACGTTACCGCGAGAAGGGTGCCTGGGGACGTTACGGGCTAGATGAAAGCTCTGCCGATGAAATCAAGGATATTGTAATTGGCTTGTATAGTGAATTCCCGAACTTTATCGTTGTTGACTTGCACGAAAATGGATTGCACGATTTTGAATATGGGGATTTCGCGAACGAAGACCACCTGAATCTAGTTGGTGCGACAAAGGCGACCTGGTTGATTGAAAACCACTGGAAAACCTTGCTGCATTGAGAACCCTTGCGGAATGTTGCTATATTCTTTCTGTTGGTTTGACTGTATCTAGGAGTGTTCGCCGTTCATGACTTTTTCCCTGGGTCACAAGATTGTGCTTTTTGTGCTGGGTAGCCTTCTCGCTATCCTGTGCTCTTGTGATTCTTCGGGGCGTAGCCATGGGGCGGATAGCATCACCCGCCCGCAACAGAGTGCAACTTCAAAAAAATTCTCCGGGATGCGCATTGTAAAGCCCGGTGAAGGCCGTATTGCTTTAGGCACGAACGATACGCTTGCTCCGGCGAAGGAGCGCCCCTCCATGAAGGTCGAACTGACCTATGATTTCTATATGGGGCAAGCCGAGATTACCCGTCGCGAATACAAGATGATGATGGATTCGGTGGAAGTGCCTGCCAAGTGGAACCAGAAAAGAAAGTTCACGCTGGATTCGCTGAACTATCCGGTAACAAACGTCACGTATTACGATGCCGTGTTGTATGTGAACGCAAGAAGCAAGTTCGAAAAGTACGATACAGCCTATACCTACAAGTCGGCGACATTCAATGAAGAAGGCAATTGCACCGGTCTTGAAGGACTCGTGTTCCATCCGGAACTGGATGCATACAGGCTGCCGACCGAGGCGGAATGGGTGCTCGTGGCAAGCAGGAGGTGGAATCCCGAAAAGGGCTGGAATGCTGAAAATTCTGGGCACGGACTGCATGTGGTTTGTACGGCGGACGAAGTATCCGAACTGGATTCCGCTGCGCGGGACAGCGCCTTTTGCGATATGGCAGGCAATGCGCTTGAATGGGTGAACGACTGGATGGGCGCGTTCGTGGATTCTGTGGTGGTCAACTATGTCGGGGGTTCCGATGGCGGTTCGATTGGCGAAAAGGTGGTGAAGGGTGGCAGTTACAACGACAAGCCGAAGGGCATGAAGATATATAACCGCGGGGATATCTATACGGTTACCGGCAGTTCCCGGGCCGATTACGTGGGCTTTCGCGTTGCGTACGGAAAGATTCCCGATGCGCTGTGGGTGAATGGAGACGGTTCCCTTACCAGCAGCCGCGTGAATGTGCTCACGAAGGCTTCTACGCTCGGTACGGTTTTGGGCACGAGCAAGGCGAAACTGGCCTTCCGCAACGACCTTACCGGAAACCTGACCTACGTCGATTTTGCTATAGGAGGCACGTCTGCGGTTGAAATCCGGGATACGCTGACGGTTTATCATCCGGAAATTTCCCCGAACGGGAAACTTGTCGCGTTCTGTACGGGGCTCGAAGGAATTGACGGGAAGTCGCAGGTGTATGTGCGTCACCTGAATCCGTCGGGTTCTAATCTCGTGAAGTTGAACGCGGAATCTGCGGCAATCCCGCGTTGGCGTGTTCTCGAGAACGGGGACACGGTAATTGTCTACGTGACCAGTGCGGGCAACAACAAGGATGATGCATCGTTTAAGTCGCAGAGTACGTGGCAGGTCAAGTTTGCGAACAATAGGTTCGGCACACCACAGAAACTTTTTGACGGCGCTTACCACGATGGCGTGAGTAAGGACGGGCGGCTGGCCGTTACCGGGGCGAGGCTTTTGCGTGCGCGGGTTGTGCCTTCGGGCTCGGCGGATGCGGAGAAAGCGCTCGATACGGTTTGGTACGGTGGGGAACAGGCCTGCAATGCAAGCCTTTCGCGGGACAATTCCAAGCGCACCCTGTTCCTTGATTTTGGCGGGAAGACGGGCAAGGAATTTGCGGGCACTGATTACGGTACGCACGAGATGCTCCTTGTCGTAGACAGTACGGGAACGCTCGTTCGGGGAATCCCCGCTCCGGCCGGGACCAGTTTTGACCATGCAGAATGGGTGGCCCGCTCGGACAATTCGCCGAAGCTTTCCTCTGACGTGGCGGTCGTGACGCTCGTGAACGGGGAAGGGGCTCATTCCAAGATTGCACTCCTTAATCTTGCCGATTCTGCTTTGCTCGAGGTTGCCTCGGGAATGGAACTCTGGCATCCGAATATGTGGGTGTACGGGAGTTCTGATGCGGAGAGAAATTCCGTTTCGGCGGATAGCGCTGGCGTCTACTATGACCCGGAAGGGGGCTACGAGTATGCGACCTCCGCGGTAGAACTCGCAAGCAAGATGTCTAAGTTCTGGTCGGTGTACAAGGATGTCGAGTACGTGGCATTCGGCAGTTCCATGACGCTGAATGCGCTTATCGACGATTCGGTGAAAACCTACAAGACGCTCAATATGTCTTACACGCTGGGCGATGTATTTGGGGCGATTTACCTGCTGAAGAACTATGTGCTCCCGTACGCATCCTCGTTGAAGGTTGTGTCGATGGAATTGACTCCCGGGTTCCTTTTCCATCTGGAAGAGGACATGTGGGAAGACCTCTACGACAATTCCCCCGGGTTTGCCTACGACGAAAAGCATCTGGACGCGCAGTTCGATGCCATAGTCAAGAGTGCTACTGAACAGGAATTCACGAAGGACATGTTCTCGTCGTCGTATATCGAGGGAACATACCTGTTGCCCTCGGCTGGCTGGAAGGAACCGACGTACATCGATGATATCGCGTGG from Fibrobacter sp. UWR3 includes the following:
- a CDS encoding pseudouridine synthase — translated: MSANHQNNRIKPHGVARVISKRGFCSRSVAENLVREGRVSLRGKIVRDPETPTFESDEILVDGAPVTASEFVYFAMNKPRGIVTTASDEKGRKTVMDLFREQYSKMFPGRPVPHISPVGRLDAASEGLLLFTNDTKWADTLLSQTCCHSGAAGDRIHKQSHLKIYCVQVKGLPTAEELGQMEAGFNVPPRVFGESEEFMHAERAVLHSEGEKNCWLEITLSEGKNREIRRMLAHLGYEVMRLMRIQFDKYTLGNLKPGEIREIKPR
- the hisC gene encoding histidinol-phosphate transaminase, which codes for MDINELAQQHILKQPVYVTGKPIAYTAREFGLDPKNVDKLASNENPVGPSPKGMEEARKALEEVNLYPDGGSYDLIGKIAEFRGVKREQIAVGNGSNELLDMIAQVFLGPGTEAVMGKHSFAVYKLATMAMNAKIIEVDMPAPAYNYDLKAMRAAVNEKTRIVFLANPNNPTGSDLTAKEIIDFADSLPETCVLVMDEAYTEFIEDTPELVPDFNSRIAEGRNIICCRTFSKIYGLAGLRVGYCITRPEIVNLINRVREPFNVNSIAQAAAIGAIDDQEYVNKVRELNKKGLDQLKAGFKELGLPYVDSHANFIAVGGFKDPMDAFKYLQMKGTIIRPQPAMGDVLRITVGTEAQNEKCLKNIKAYLGK
- a CDS encoding ribonuclease domain-containing protein: MNKSFFKFFLAGFVAIFFTACTTSLSAEDEEESSSSVEKVSSSSVAESSSATEKSIYEAVEESGLYTTRDSVAAYLCKFDKLPENYVGKSEGKKLYESKTGNTFDKWNFNPWTTIGVMIGGDNFDNLASNPENFHETLPEGSYHEADVDYSGANRGTKRLVYQPDCVIYYTSDHYDTFYKLEIK
- a CDS encoding arginase family protein — protein: MPRTNRIIQDFTGVYAEQPFMQGLRKDAVQSSAGPDAKIRWIDCSDIPGTDCYCDDEAVTAIRKQIASAGITDASGIHFFDNGNYHYMSKIWTDMVQEPFSLVVFDHHPDMQAPRFGNILSCGGWVKKVLDENQFINNVVIIGVADHLVDEIRAELSQAGDADILDKVTCIKESEVRETGTPSSFSRMRESLRSPTESGMTEGRIYISIDKDALSPTYAATNWDQGSLDIATLKEVIGGLATSHKIIGVDICGERARDFAGDEYHTVQEADALNDRINRELSEFLTSLASSPT
- a CDS encoding radical SAM/SPASM domain-containing protein, which codes for MKSVYIEITDACNLRCSFCPSSDCRHEAGSGVSHTFMPSALFKKCIAGAVEAGIENVYLHVLGEPTLHPGFTLFLKDIKAAGLTATLTTNGTTIRRVAHHILNCPAVRQVNFSTHAYAELPPDDAREHLVDVLDFCRIALIARPDMYINLRLWNIGAATAGDWNESAISRINETFNTQVAPGNFCSRHKSFPIAGRLYLHEDSRFEWPARHIKSERSECHPEQSTDRCDVEGSTNKPVAGTCHALDTHVAILHDGRVVACCLDYSGQITLGNIVDQGLAEILGSPLARKLREGFEKHELRHPFCQKCTFCKRFK
- a CDS encoding tRNA-dihydrouridine synthase family protein translates to MRVLFAPLQGYTTGIYRKAHAEIFGGVDVYYAPFLRIENGKPREKDLRDLEVSNPQHSNPEKPACAITVPQIIANSVDEFKVLTEVLLQKGFTEIDFNMGCPFPMQVNRHRGSGLLGDTQAIQAIMGEIARQSATETARFSVKMRLGQNSPDEAFALLPILNDTPLTQITLHPRLGKQQYKGAIDIKSFEKFYSECRHPLVYNGDISSVSQICEMEQHYPKLAGIMIGRGLLAQPSLAAEYKAGKANITGKEFTDKLLQMHEIIFEYACKTYQGDSQILSHIKSFWDYLEPSLPKKVFKKIQKAGKLSEYQEAIIEMRALS
- a CDS encoding non-canonical purine NTP pyrophosphatase; its protein translation is MKHLFVIATASAGKIRDFAHILGTDHYEFKTLKDIGFDEEIVEDGNSFAENAIIKSNTTARWLAKRGIEATVLADDSGLEVFALNGEPGIYSARYCGDHGNDGANNDKLMKKLEGIEDRRARYFCALSYQTVKRVDAPILNGATINGAGTRVGDFVVSEPQIFEGECRGQINFAPVGDMGFGYDPLFVPDGETRTFAQMELEEKKAISHRGNAIRALKKALGK
- a CDS encoding TM2 domain-containing protein, coding for MPAQGEHNKWIALALCILLGYLGLHRFYEGKIWTGILWLCTAGLCGVGVVVDAILIVMKPEHY
- a CDS encoding TIGR02171 family protein; the encoded protein is MEKRLQAVFLMAVFFCLVCCSNSETFFLPVEEETSDRGGMVLVRSFGRNVTLGTENEKAPPDVHPAMKVTFDYDFSISSHEVTRSEYYSEVVSGRAPDGWMKDMTPDSGNYPISQVTFFDAVLYANAKSKGDRLDAVYTYDEVVLDGDGNCSGLGNIAFHPEVNGYRLPTEAEWTIVARSHWNPEKCWNLERSGNSLHEVCTERNAGEGSAICDMAGNVMEWVNDWKGAFTDGEVSNFVGANDGGTMGERVLKGGSFHNAASSMRIYSRGDVYTVTSSTKATHVGFRLAYGAIPAPTWLSGGTPVAKSTYSLQAKAQTVQEKMGTRHVKLVFRDITSKKLAYVDYGAIPLAVVEIKDTLEAYHPELSPDGKWVAFCTGIEGVSGQSSVYVRRLDAAGSDLARLDVESAAIPRWKVLDNGDTVIVYVTSAANNRDTAVFKAASTWQVKFSRGRFGIPEKLFDGTYHGGISEDNSLAVTGARLFRVRKAGGSPSDSVQEETWYNGEQVCNVSLSKDGTDRSLFLDFGGKTGRDFTSANYGVHGMLLVSDKAGNLVQGIPAPRGYTFDHTEWAADNSGFVVTSLMNSEGSHSKISLLDTSDSSFVNLLGGDDLWHPSLWARPEPKAVAESELDLDSACVYLTSYAGSRARIMKVKMDLFWKYREMAEAVAIGSSRSFSGFDPRSFSSLFAINLSYSSQNLTSTEYFVRNYIVPLMPKLKMIVLSLDFDRWDTDGRDFQKYFSAIPGYQYDKNHGFWADGVPPEMAQIAENSPALDSSEAFLYSFHRGLYFSTTTGWGEDTPSMEGSIDWYKKSKKKFEYNLGLLKTVLDIAKEKGVVVVGVVFPQSPRYREKGAWGRYGLDESSADEIKDIVIGLYSEFPNFIVVDLHENGLHDFEYGDFANEDHLNLVGATKATWLIENHWKTLLH